From Primulina tabacum isolate GXHZ01 chromosome 2, ASM2559414v2, whole genome shotgun sequence, one genomic window encodes:
- the LOC142537573 gene encoding uncharacterized protein LOC142537573 has translation MSKKRKLQKFETVKLTEECSAILQRKLPQKLKDPRSFTIPCVIGGSRDFAYPRGIVEDVLVKVDKFIFPAYFVILDMEEDQETPLIFGRPFLATGKALIDVHKGELTLRVGGEEVLFNIYDTIKGPNEVG, from the exons ATGTCCAAGAAGAggaaacttcaaaaatttgaAACCGTGAAGCTAACCGAAGAGTGTAGTGCCATACTCCAAAGAAAACTACCACAGAAACTCAAAGATCCAAGGAGTTTCACTATTCCCTGTGTTATTGGTGGTTCTAGA GACTTTGCCTATCCACGAGGGATAGTAGAGGATGTGTTGGTAAAGGTagacaaattcatatttcctgcTTATTTTGTCATCTTAGATATGGAAGAAGACCAGGAAACTCCGCTTATCTTTGGAAGGCCATTTTTGGCCACCGGGAAAGCTTTGATTGATGTGCACAAGGGCGAGCTCACATTGAGAGTAGGTGGAGAAGAAGTCTTGTTCAACATCTACGACACCATCAAAGGACcaaatgag GTAGGATGA